In the genome of Croceimicrobium hydrocarbonivorans, one region contains:
- the atpH gene encoding ATP synthase F1 subunit delta codes for MVVTKLGRVYAKALIDLAKEQDQVEAIREDMRLVSATLNESRELTSVMSSPIVKGDKKQAILQEIFKEKISDLSARFLNIVVDHGREGSLRVIAQAFENMYLQHKGIEKVSVTTAYALSDDEVKAVTEKASAYTGKQVELAQNVDEKIIGGMVLRVGDKRYNGSLAHQLETLRRQFKDNHYIKDF; via the coding sequence ATGGTAGTAACCAAGTTAGGTCGCGTATACGCCAAAGCCCTCATCGATCTGGCCAAAGAACAGGACCAGGTAGAAGCCATCCGCGAAGACATGCGTTTGGTTTCTGCTACTTTGAATGAGTCCCGCGAATTGACTAGCGTGATGAGTAGCCCCATCGTAAAAGGCGACAAAAAACAAGCAATTCTCCAAGAAATCTTCAAGGAGAAAATCAGCGATTTAAGCGCTCGTTTCCTGAACATTGTGGTAGATCACGGTCGTGAAGGTTCCCTGCGTGTAATCGCTCAGGCTTTTGAAAATATGTACCTTCAGCACAAAGGCATTGAAAAGGTAAGTGTAACCACTGCCTATGCCCTTAGTGATGATGAGGTTAAAGCGGTTACCGAAAAAGCATCAGCTTATACTGGTAAGCAAGTAGAATTAGCCCAGAACGTGGATGAGAAAATCATCGGCGGTATGGTATTACGCGTTGGCGATAAACGCTACAACGGTAGTTTGGCGCATCAGTTGGAAACCCTGCGTCGCCAGTTTAAAGACAATCACTACATCAAAGATTTTTAA
- a CDS encoding bactofilin family protein, with amino-acid sequence MIKKTKEVNVAPSSSNRILQGTSIEGNVHSEGDFRVDGEIEGNISISGKLVIGEKGRVKGEVKCGSARISGRLEGTMVVEDLLNLEASARVEGDIFTIKLAIEPGAEFSGSCKMGAVVRDIHKNDSARKEERRSEKIS; translated from the coding sequence ATGATTAAAAAAACGAAGGAAGTAAACGTCGCACCAAGCAGTAGCAACCGAATCCTACAAGGTACTTCTATTGAAGGAAATGTGCACTCTGAGGGCGACTTTCGGGTGGATGGTGAGATTGAAGGAAACATTAGTATTTCTGGCAAACTGGTTATCGGAGAAAAAGGCCGAGTGAAGGGAGAGGTGAAGTGCGGATCTGCACGTATTTCCGGTCGCTTGGAAGGTACTATGGTGGTAGAAGACCTGCTTAATTTGGAAGCATCTGCCCGTGTAGAAGGCGATATCTTTACTATTAAATTGGCGATTGAACCCGGCGCAGAATTCAGTGGATCCTGTAAAATGGGAGCTGTGGTGCGCGATATCCATAAAAATGACTCCGCCCGAAAAGAAGAAAGACGATCTGAAAAGATCTCTTAA
- the atpB gene encoding F0F1 ATP synthase subunit A yields MQIKRFGFLAFLLAFSFSWAANASNQHGDEHGHHEEQDEKSIKEQIAEVKEHHLKDSHSFHLWGDHASGTSVEFPLPIILWDEGELHFFMSSAFHHSENQTVESKGSYFRLYHSKIYKTDAEGTIHYDEEHHATNAKPIDFSITKTVFSTILVGILLLWLFGAVAKKYRKDPVPRGIAKFMEPLVILVRDDIAKPNIGEKDYKRFMPYLLTVFFFIWMANMIGQTPLGINITGNIAVTMGLALITFFLTQFSGRKDYWAHIFWMPGVPYLMRVILMPIEILGLFVKPFSLMIRLYANILAGHVVIMSIISLIFIFGNWFATGAFFGLTFFLSIIELLVAFLQAYIFTMLSALYFGSAVEVHDEHH; encoded by the coding sequence ATGCAGATCAAAAGATTCGGATTCTTAGCCTTCCTCTTAGCCTTCTCATTTTCTTGGGCGGCTAATGCGAGCAATCAACATGGTGATGAACATGGACACCATGAGGAACAGGATGAGAAATCTATCAAAGAGCAGATTGCTGAAGTTAAAGAGCACCACCTCAAAGACAGTCACAGCTTTCACCTTTGGGGCGATCATGCCAGCGGAACCTCTGTAGAGTTTCCTTTACCCATAATCCTTTGGGATGAAGGCGAACTGCATTTCTTCATGTCTTCGGCCTTCCATCACAGTGAAAATCAAACCGTAGAAAGCAAAGGTTCTTACTTCCGTTTATACCATAGTAAGATTTACAAAACCGATGCTGAAGGTACTATTCATTACGATGAGGAGCATCATGCGACCAACGCAAAACCCATCGACTTTTCCATTACCAAAACCGTATTCAGTACCATTCTGGTAGGCATTTTATTGCTTTGGTTATTCGGAGCGGTGGCTAAAAAATACCGCAAAGACCCTGTACCACGTGGTATTGCAAAATTTATGGAGCCTTTGGTAATCCTCGTTCGCGATGATATTGCCAAGCCCAATATCGGGGAGAAGGACTACAAGCGCTTTATGCCTTACCTCCTTACCGTATTCTTCTTTATTTGGATGGCCAATATGATCGGTCAAACTCCATTGGGAATTAATATTACCGGTAACATTGCTGTTACTATGGGCCTGGCCTTAATTACTTTCTTCTTGACTCAATTCTCTGGTAGAAAGGATTATTGGGCGCATATCTTTTGGATGCCAGGCGTGCCTTATTTGATGCGTGTAATCTTAATGCCAATTGAGATTTTGGGATTATTTGTAAAGCCCTTCTCTCTGATGATTCGTTTGTATGCGAACATCCTGGCGGGACACGTAGTGATCATGAGTATCATTAGCTTGATCTTTATTTTCGGAAATTGGTTCGCAACGGGAGCCTTTTTCGGATTAACCTTCTTCTTATCGATTATCGAATTACTGGTGGCCTTTTTACAGGCTTATATTTTCACCATGCTTTCTGCCCTTTACTTCGGTTCTGCGGTTGAGGTACATGATGAACACCACTAA
- the atpE gene encoding ATP synthase F0 subunit C, which produces MESAIPEIVGAGLIVIGAGLGIGRIGGSAMEAIARQPEASGKIQTAMIIAAALIEGIGFAALFAA; this is translated from the coding sequence ATGGAAAGTGCAATTCCTGAAATTGTAGGTGCAGGTTTGATCGTAATCGGTGCCGGATTAGGTATCGGTCGTATTGGTGGCTCCGCTATGGAAGCTATCGCTCGTCAACCTGAAGCTTCTGGTAAGATCCAAACTGCAATGATTATTGCTGCGGCTCTTATCGAGGGTATTGGTTTCGCTGCTCTGTTTGCAGCCTAA
- a CDS encoding sensor histidine kinase, with amino-acid sequence MLLILAISFLLTGTISFYHFKQENEQYHEERLKRKEFAVLESINFFLRDQELINNTDSIVSLFDTKVCDLAQINGLDINIYGLNGNLLIASTPHLHESGIIPTKIDPDLMERLYQTADQVLRRYKTDSVDFLSTFDFIRNYQGKPVAIINLPYFDAEDLSREDLRNFLWRLTEIYFLLFLGASLMAYFLSNYITGSLQLIGEHIKNTRLKGGNYQLEWKYQDEIGTLVAEYNRMLQELEASAAKLAQTERESAWREMAKQVAHEIKNPLTPMRLNVQYLEKSLRTDDPEKLREFSESMIDQIDTLSNIAAAFSRFASMPELRLKLFPVRELVRRVAMLYPEHNVQFKAEDEDLQIYADPDQLIRVMNNLINNALQSVPEGRKEQVVVSLSRKGEQALIEVCDNGSGIPESQHTKIFEPRFTTKSSGMGLGLALVKRIVDGFSGRIEFETKLGEGTCFRVYLPLSAQSED; translated from the coding sequence ATGCTGCTTATCCTCGCCATTTCATTCCTCTTAACCGGAACCATTTCCTTCTATCACTTTAAACAAGAAAATGAGCAATACCACGAAGAACGCCTCAAACGTAAGGAGTTCGCAGTATTGGAATCCATTAACTTTTTCTTGCGCGATCAAGAGCTCATCAACAATACCGATAGCATTGTAAGCCTCTTTGATACCAAGGTTTGTGATCTTGCGCAGATCAATGGTTTGGATATCAATATCTATGGGCTTAACGGGAATTTGCTCATCGCCTCTACACCCCATCTCCACGAAAGTGGCATTATTCCGACCAAGATTGATCCCGACCTGATGGAGCGTCTTTACCAAACCGCCGATCAGGTATTACGTCGTTATAAAACCGATTCGGTAGACTTCCTCTCCACTTTCGATTTTATCCGGAATTACCAGGGCAAGCCAGTGGCGATTATTAACCTGCCCTATTTCGATGCGGAGGACCTCAGCAGAGAGGATTTAAGGAACTTTCTCTGGCGATTAACGGAAATATACTTCCTACTCTTTTTAGGGGCTAGTTTGATGGCCTATTTCCTTTCCAATTACATCACCGGTTCCTTGCAACTCATTGGTGAGCACATAAAAAACACCCGACTCAAAGGAGGAAATTATCAACTGGAATGGAAATACCAGGATGAGATTGGGACTCTGGTGGCGGAATACAACCGCATGCTTCAAGAGCTGGAGGCCTCCGCTGCTAAATTGGCTCAAACCGAAAGGGAAAGTGCCTGGCGTGAAATGGCCAAACAAGTGGCGCATGAAATTAAAAATCCGCTTACGCCTATGCGACTCAATGTGCAATACCTCGAAAAGAGCCTGCGCACTGATGACCCTGAGAAACTGCGTGAGTTTTCGGAAAGCATGATTGATCAGATCGACACTCTGAGCAATATCGCCGCTGCTTTCTCTCGCTTTGCCTCTATGCCCGAACTACGCTTAAAACTCTTCCCCGTAAGGGAATTGGTACGTAGGGTGGCTATGTTATATCCAGAGCATAATGTGCAGTTTAAGGCAGAAGATGAGGATCTGCAGATTTATGCTGATCCGGATCAGCTTATTCGAGTAATGAATAACCTCATCAACAATGCCTTGCAATCCGTGCCCGAGGGTAGAAAGGAGCAGGTGGTAGTTTCGCTTTCGCGGAAGGGAGAACAGGCCCTTATTGAAGTTTGCGACAATGGCAGTGGAATTCCGGAATCGCAGCATACCAAGATTTTTGAACCTCGCTTTACCACCAAATCCAGTGGAATGGGCTTAGGCCTGGCTTTGGTAAAACGAATTGTAGATGGCTTTTCCGGGCGCATCGAATTCGAAACCAAATTGGGTGAAGGAACTTGTTTTCGAGTATACCTGCCTCTATCCGCGCAAAGCGAGGACTAG
- the atpG gene encoding ATP synthase F1 subunit gamma codes for MANLKELRSRITSVGSTMQITSAMKMVSAAKLKRAQDAITQLRPYAQKLEEILVNVSATLDSSEGQYSRQTDDVKKVLLVAISSNRGLCGAFNANVVKRVMAYQAESNAQVDTFFMGKKAGEILVKRGSSAPIGERNSIYEDLSYDNASEVAEMLMQKFLDGEYDRIELVYNRFVNAATQRVQCEQFLPIREVKSEGTAAGEYIYEPGKEEILEDLIPKSLKTQLFKALLDSNASEHGARMTAMHKATDNAQELKRNLSLEYNKARQAAITNEILEIVGGANALADG; via the coding sequence ATGGCCAACTTAAAAGAACTACGTAGTCGGATCACCTCGGTAGGTAGCACCATGCAGATTACCTCTGCCATGAAGATGGTATCTGCTGCTAAGCTCAAGCGAGCTCAGGATGCGATTACCCAACTCCGTCCTTACGCGCAAAAGCTAGAAGAAATTCTGGTGAACGTAAGTGCGACTTTGGACTCTTCAGAAGGGCAGTACAGCCGCCAAACTGACGACGTTAAAAAGGTTTTATTGGTTGCCATTTCTTCGAACCGTGGTCTTTGTGGCGCTTTTAATGCCAACGTGGTAAAACGCGTAATGGCTTATCAAGCCGAAAGCAATGCCCAGGTAGACACCTTCTTTATGGGTAAGAAGGCCGGAGAAATTCTGGTAAAACGTGGTTCCTCTGCTCCCATTGGTGAGCGTAACTCTATCTATGAAGATTTGAGCTACGACAATGCCAGTGAAGTAGCAGAAATGCTAATGCAGAAATTCCTTGATGGCGAATATGACCGCATCGAATTAGTGTATAACCGCTTTGTTAATGCTGCTACTCAGCGTGTACAATGTGAGCAGTTCTTACCTATTCGCGAGGTTAAAAGCGAGGGTACTGCTGCTGGTGAGTACATCTATGAGCCCGGCAAAGAAGAGATTTTGGAAGATTTGATTCCTAAGTCTTTAAAAACACAGCTTTTCAAAGCTTTATTGGATAGCAATGCCTCTGAACACGGAGCGCGTATGACCGCTATGCATAAAGCAACAGACAACGCTCAGGAACTGAAACGTAACCTGAGTCTGGAATACAACAAAGCTCGTCAGGCGGCTATTACCAACGAAATTCTCGAGATCGTAGGTGGTGCCAATGCCCTGGCCGACGGCTAG
- a CDS encoding F0F1 ATP synthase subunit B, with the protein MALLEDFSVGLFFWQLILFILLLFVLRKFAWKPILGAVEEREKSIEDSLASAEKARAEMELLQSNNERILAEARAERDTILKEAREIKDKMINDAKSEAGAQAEKIIANAKEQIQNEKMAAVTDLKNQVAEMSIEIAEMVLRRELDDKAKQGDLVKDQLDNFKLN; encoded by the coding sequence GTGGCATTATTAGAAGATTTTTCAGTTGGCCTGTTTTTTTGGCAACTTATTTTGTTCATTCTCCTGCTGTTTGTTTTACGCAAATTTGCCTGGAAACCCATCTTAGGTGCAGTAGAAGAGCGTGAAAAAAGCATTGAAGATTCTTTGGCTTCCGCCGAAAAGGCCCGTGCCGAAATGGAGCTTCTTCAGTCTAACAATGAGCGTATCCTAGCCGAAGCCCGCGCAGAGCGTGATACTATTTTGAAAGAAGCGCGTGAGATCAAAGACAAGATGATCAACGATGCTAAGTCTGAAGCTGGCGCCCAAGCCGAAAAGATTATTGCGAACGCCAAGGAGCAAATTCAAAACGAAAAAATGGCGGCCGTTACCGATCTTAAAAACCAGGTGGCAGAAATGTCTATCGAAATCGCAGAGATGGTTTTACGTCGCGAACTCGATGACAAAGCCAAGCAAGGTGATTTGGTAAAAGACCAGTTAGACAATTTTAAATTAAACTAA
- a CDS encoding DUF6168 family protein, translating into MMINDRLSQYPQAVLLFILALAFGIHYAVLNYLQIPIGASLTWQAYLFNLLAAQIILTVMLRIAQKKQDYLGFIFMAGSLLKFLVFFLAFYPVYKEDGEITSLEFSSFFVPYLICLAFKSFVLLRSLNKA; encoded by the coding sequence ATGATGATAAATGATCGCCTTTCGCAATATCCGCAGGCCGTTTTGCTCTTCATTTTAGCTCTGGCATTTGGTATACACTACGCCGTTTTAAACTATCTCCAGATACCCATCGGGGCCAGCCTTACCTGGCAAGCTTACCTTTTTAACCTCCTGGCCGCGCAAATTATACTAACGGTAATGCTGCGAATCGCCCAAAAGAAACAAGATTATTTGGGCTTTATATTCATGGCTGGCAGCCTTTTAAAGTTCCTGGTTTTCTTTTTGGCCTTTTACCCGGTGTATAAGGAAGACGGAGAAATCACTAGCCTCGAGTTCAGCTCATTTTTTGTTCCCTATCTTATCTGTTTGGCCTTCAAATCATTCGTTTTATTACGCAGCTTAAATAAGGCCTGA
- the atpA gene encoding F0F1 ATP synthase subunit alpha, whose protein sequence is MAEVKSAEVSAILRNQLSGFKSEADLEEVGTILQVGDGIARAYGLSNAQAGELVEFDSGLRGIVLNLEEDNVGIVLLGADENIKEGSTVKRTGQIASINVGEGMLGRVVDTLGNPIDGKGPIEGETFEMPLERKAPGVIYRQPVNEPMQTGIKAIDAMIPVGRGQRELIIGDRQTGKSTVALDTIINQREFYDAGEPVFCIYVAIGQKGSTVAGIAKTLEEKGALDYTVIVAANASDPAPMQFYAPFAGAAIGEYFRDTGRPALIVYDDLSKQAVAYREVSLLLRRPPGREAYPGDVFYLHSRLLERAAKVIADDNVAKNMNDLPVSLKDKVKGGGSLTALPIIETQAGDVSAYIPTNVISITDGQIFLESDLFNSGVRPAINVGISVSRVGGNAQIKSMKKISGTLKLDQAQYRELEAFAKFGSDLDAATMAVINKGKRNVEILKQGVNSPLPVEKQAAIIYVGTKALLNNVPVEKIREFEVEFLDFMDNKHRDVLDQLKAGKLTDEITGTIEKVAKELAAKY, encoded by the coding sequence ATGGCTGAAGTAAAATCCGCTGAAGTATCAGCAATTCTGAGAAACCAACTTTCTGGTTTCAAAAGTGAAGCAGACCTCGAAGAAGTAGGAACCATCCTCCAGGTAGGTGACGGTATTGCCCGTGCCTATGGACTGAGCAATGCTCAGGCTGGTGAATTGGTAGAGTTCGATTCCGGATTACGCGGTATCGTACTGAACCTCGAGGAAGACAATGTGGGTATCGTATTGCTTGGTGCCGACGAAAATATTAAAGAAGGGTCTACCGTAAAACGTACCGGACAAATTGCCTCTATCAATGTAGGTGAAGGAATGTTGGGTCGTGTGGTGGATACCTTAGGTAACCCAATCGACGGTAAAGGACCAATCGAAGGTGAAACTTTCGAAATGCCTTTAGAGCGTAAAGCTCCGGGTGTAATCTACCGTCAACCAGTAAACGAACCTATGCAAACTGGTATCAAAGCGATCGACGCGATGATTCCTGTAGGTCGTGGTCAGCGTGAGTTGATTATTGGTGACCGTCAGACTGGTAAATCTACCGTTGCTCTGGATACCATCATTAACCAGCGCGAATTTTACGATGCTGGCGAGCCTGTATTCTGTATCTATGTAGCGATTGGTCAAAAAGGTTCTACCGTAGCCGGTATTGCTAAAACCCTAGAAGAAAAAGGCGCTTTGGATTACACTGTAATCGTTGCGGCTAACGCTTCTGATCCTGCTCCAATGCAGTTCTATGCTCCATTTGCTGGTGCTGCGATTGGTGAGTACTTCCGCGATACAGGTCGTCCTGCTCTGATCGTATATGATGACCTTTCTAAACAAGCGGTAGCTTACCGTGAGGTATCTCTGCTTTTACGTCGTCCTCCAGGTCGTGAGGCCTATCCTGGTGACGTATTCTACCTTCACTCACGTTTATTAGAGCGTGCAGCTAAGGTGATCGCTGATGATAATGTAGCGAAGAACATGAACGACCTTCCTGTGTCTTTAAAAGACAAGGTAAAAGGTGGTGGTTCTTTAACTGCATTGCCAATTATTGAAACTCAGGCGGGTGACGTATCTGCCTATATTCCGACCAACGTAATTTCGATTACCGACGGACAGATCTTCTTGGAATCTGATCTCTTTAACTCGGGTGTACGTCCTGCGATTAACGTAGGTATCTCCGTATCTCGTGTAGGGGGTAACGCTCAGATTAAATCCATGAAAAAGATCTCTGGTACCCTTAAGCTTGATCAGGCTCAGTACCGCGAATTAGAGGCTTTCGCCAAATTCGGATCTGACCTTGATGCTGCTACCATGGCGGTAATTAATAAAGGTAAGCGTAACGTGGAAATCTTGAAGCAAGGTGTAAACAGCCCGCTTCCAGTAGAGAAACAAGCTGCGATTATTTACGTTGGAACCAAAGCTTTATTGAACAATGTACCGGTGGAGAAAATCCGCGAGTTCGAAGTAGAGTTCTTGGATTTCATGGACAATAAGCATCGCGATGTTCTGGATCAATTGAAAGCCGGTAAACTTACCGACGAGATCACCGGAACTATCGAGAAAGTTGCTAAAGAACTGGCAGCTAAATATTAA
- the porW gene encoding type IX secretion system periplasmic lipoprotein PorW/SprE yields MKLLRYSTFIIAALLILGACSRTKDIFTARTYHRMVSKYNILFNGEQALLKARTQLKKQHVDDYDDFLSIYREGTEETISGVKPDLEKSLEKGSKTIQNHSMLIDGKQKNNYIDDAYLLMGKAHYFKQDYAAALETFNYVIQKFRDAEIRAEAELWAAKTETGMENFIPAKARFEKLYSNTSLARHLNADVFASFAHLEFVQGHYEEAYQLLIQAAEKTEDKELEVRWLYICGQLLAKQGQDYEASQMFDRVIRKGPPYDLLFNAQLNQARNYDIELMDPSKAYDDLEKMLRDEKNYDNRDQIYYVMAEVAQKLGEELDRDDYLNKSIRVSTQNDKQKGLSYLWLAEIRFDDKEYEKSQAYYDSCYQFLPKNHPKYAQVAMFKKSLGRLVANLQTIALQDSLQALASLSDADQLKAINEIIDRVKEADEEALRAKEREMDQLAFNSGTNNGSGIGGLAGVGNANQSFYFYNPSIRSSGVSSFVAKWGNRKLEDNWRRKDKSVILEDPTNTEAGANGEGATGEKELDPRYDPQTYLAQIPNDSAAMDTSHSLIQMALLDNAILYKEDIKDLLAASESVLELLQRYPDYQDRARAWYLLYRIYLLKEDEANSTKYKNLILSTYPKSEYAYLILNEGKDVKDVDESEAKRAYAAAYQDYESKRYRQALSAAKTGFEAYEDSRYGARFLLLTAYCEAGLRKMEELRTSLEEVLKRFPRTPESAEAQKILNAMGQDAKAEGDEKSAKKTATYRSDFSSQHRYVLLVPNGKVSANQVQINLSDFNSKYFPNNRLLVKSILMGTEWQVVMVSGLANQKQAQEYYRTLNSEKALEKLLISVDFKQFVISNANFTDFYKNQDIKGYQAFFDENYK; encoded by the coding sequence TTGAAATTATTACGCTATTCGACATTCATAATAGCCGCTCTGCTTATCCTGGGCGCCTGCTCTCGCACTAAAGATATTTTTACCGCGCGGACCTACCACCGTATGGTCAGCAAGTACAATATCCTTTTTAATGGCGAACAAGCCTTATTAAAAGCTCGTACTCAGCTGAAAAAACAGCATGTTGACGATTACGATGACTTTTTATCCATTTACCGAGAAGGCACGGAAGAAACTATTAGTGGGGTTAAACCCGATCTGGAGAAATCTCTGGAAAAGGGCAGTAAAACCATCCAGAACCACTCGATGCTTATCGATGGCAAGCAAAAGAACAACTATATAGATGATGCCTACCTATTAATGGGTAAGGCGCATTATTTTAAGCAAGACTATGCGGCGGCTCTGGAGACCTTCAACTATGTGATCCAAAAGTTTCGGGACGCGGAGATTAGAGCGGAAGCGGAACTTTGGGCGGCGAAAACTGAAACGGGAATGGAAAATTTTATTCCAGCTAAGGCGCGTTTCGAAAAACTATACAGCAATACCAGCTTGGCCAGACATCTTAATGCAGATGTTTTTGCCTCCTTCGCTCATCTCGAATTTGTTCAGGGACATTATGAGGAAGCCTATCAGCTTTTAATTCAAGCGGCGGAAAAAACAGAGGATAAGGAATTGGAAGTTCGCTGGCTTTATATCTGTGGTCAGCTTTTGGCAAAACAAGGTCAGGATTATGAGGCCAGCCAAATGTTTGATCGGGTAATTCGCAAGGGACCGCCTTATGATTTGCTCTTTAATGCGCAATTAAATCAAGCCCGCAATTACGATATCGAATTAATGGATCCCAGCAAGGCCTACGATGACCTGGAAAAAATGCTGCGCGATGAAAAGAACTACGATAACCGCGATCAGATTTATTATGTGATGGCCGAAGTAGCCCAAAAGCTGGGTGAAGAGCTGGATCGTGATGATTACTTAAATAAATCGATCCGGGTAAGTACCCAAAATGACAAGCAAAAGGGCCTGAGTTACCTGTGGTTGGCGGAGATTCGATTTGACGATAAAGAGTACGAAAAGAGCCAGGCTTATTACGATAGCTGCTATCAGTTTTTACCTAAAAACCACCCTAAGTATGCTCAGGTGGCGATGTTTAAAAAGAGCCTGGGTCGATTGGTAGCGAATCTGCAAACTATTGCCCTGCAAGATAGTTTGCAAGCCTTAGCGTCCTTGAGTGATGCGGATCAATTGAAAGCGATTAATGAGATAATTGACCGAGTAAAAGAAGCTGACGAAGAAGCCTTGCGCGCTAAGGAGCGTGAAATGGATCAATTGGCTTTTAATTCAGGTACCAATAATGGCAGTGGAATTGGCGGATTAGCCGGGGTTGGAAATGCCAACCAAAGCTTTTATTTCTATAATCCTTCTATTCGCTCATCCGGAGTATCCAGCTTTGTAGCCAAATGGGGCAATCGAAAATTGGAGGATAATTGGCGTCGGAAGGATAAGTCGGTGATATTGGAAGATCCCACCAATACTGAGGCGGGAGCCAATGGCGAGGGGGCTACGGGCGAAAAAGAACTGGATCCTAGGTATGATCCTCAAACTTATTTGGCACAAATCCCCAATGATTCTGCGGCGATGGATACCAGCCATAGTTTAATTCAAATGGCTCTCTTGGATAATGCCATCCTATATAAAGAGGATATTAAAGATTTATTGGCTGCCTCCGAAAGTGTACTCGAGCTTTTACAACGCTATCCAGACTATCAAGATCGCGCTCGGGCCTGGTATTTACTGTATCGTATTTACCTTTTAAAGGAGGATGAGGCCAATAGCACGAAATATAAGAACCTCATTTTAAGTACTTATCCTAAATCCGAATACGCCTACCTGATCCTTAATGAAGGAAAAGATGTGAAGGATGTAGATGAGTCGGAAGCCAAACGAGCTTATGCTGCAGCTTATCAGGATTATGAATCCAAGCGTTATCGCCAAGCTTTAAGCGCGGCCAAGACTGGCTTCGAGGCCTATGAAGACAGTCGTTATGGTGCCCGCTTCCTCTTATTAACAGCCTATTGCGAGGCCGGCCTGCGTAAAATGGAGGAGCTTCGTACCAGCTTGGAAGAGGTACTAAAGCGTTTCCCACGAACCCCAGAATCTGCGGAAGCTCAAAAAATATTGAACGCCATGGGTCAGGATGCCAAGGCGGAGGGCGATGAAAAATCCGCTAAAAAGACTGCCACCTATCGCAGTGACTTTAGTTCGCAGCATCGATATGTTTTATTAGTACCGAATGGAAAAGTAAGTGCCAATCAGGTACAGATTAACCTTTCGGACTTTAACAGTAAGTACTTCCCCAATAATCGCCTCTTGGTAAAGAGTATTTTAATGGGTACTGAATGGCAAGTCGTAATGGTAAGTGGCTTGGCCAATCAAAAACAAGCGCAGGAGTACTATCGCACTTTGAACAGTGAAAAAGCGCTGGAGAAATTGTTGATCTCTGTGGATTTTAAACAATTTGTAATTTCGAACGCTAACTTTACAGATTTCTATAAAAATCAGGACATTAAAGGATACCAAGCCTTTTTTGACGAGAACTATAAATAG
- a CDS encoding AtpZ/AtpI family protein — protein sequence MTPPEKKKDDLKRSLKSYSKYSGLGLQMGALIFLGAYGGKWLDARYEFNKAWFTMLGTLIGMGLGLYLFLKGIQSDDDK from the coding sequence ATGACTCCGCCCGAAAAGAAGAAAGACGATCTGAAAAGATCTCTTAAGTCCTATTCCAAGTATTCGGGACTGGGCTTGCAAATGGGTGCCTTGATATTTTTAGGGGCCTATGGTGGCAAGTGGCTGGATGCCCGATACGAATTCAACAAAGCCTGGTTTACTATGCTGGGCACTCTTATAGGTATGGGCTTGGGCCTTTATCTATTCTTAAAAGGAATTCAGTCCGATGATGATAAATGA